In Streptomyces sp. NBC_01551, one DNA window encodes the following:
- a CDS encoding DUF4240 domain-containing protein translates to MDKQTFWKLIETARADAAPDEVAARASQLLALHPAQEIAAAQQVLWDLLAESYRAPLWAAAYVINGGCSDDGFDYFRGWLLTQGEAAFTAALSDPDSLADHPAVREAATEGVELWDESALSIAWTAHESATGSALPADSFTISYPDLDPSWSFDFDDNAETATRLPRLTALFAT, encoded by the coding sequence ATGGACAAGCAGACGTTCTGGAAGCTGATCGAGACGGCGCGGGCGGACGCGGCACCGGATGAGGTGGCGGCGCGGGCGTCGCAACTCCTCGCGCTGCACCCGGCGCAGGAGATAGCCGCGGCCCAGCAGGTGCTGTGGGACCTGCTCGCGGAGTCGTACCGCGCCCCCCTCTGGGCCGCGGCCTACGTGATCAACGGCGGCTGCTCCGACGACGGCTTCGACTACTTCCGCGGCTGGCTCCTGACCCAGGGCGAGGCGGCCTTCACCGCCGCCCTGAGCGACCCGGACTCCCTCGCGGACCACCCGGCGGTCCGCGAGGCGGCCACCGAGGGCGTGGAGCTGTGGGACGAGTCGGCCCTCTCGATCGCCTGGACGGCCCACGAGTCCGCGACGGGCAGCGCCCTCCCCGCGGACTCCTTCACGATCAGCTACCCGGACCTGGACCCCTCCTGGTCCTTCGACTTCGACGACAACGCCGAAACCGCCACCCGCCTCCCCCGCCTGACCGCCCTCTTCGCCACCTAG
- a CDS encoding carbon-nitrogen family hydrolase, protein MRASLIQIAVNEGESVASRRSRAAELVREQSGSDLVVLPELWTVGAFAYEQFETEAEPLDGPTYQEMAKAASDAAVWLHAGSFVERAGDGSLYNTALVLSPAGELAATYRKIHRFGFDQGEAVLMSAGETLTTVELPEQTLGLATCYDLRFPELFRGLVDAGATTMVVAAGWPARRRAHWTLLSRARAVEDQSYVLSCGLAGTHAGVEQAGHSLVVDPWGEILAEAGPGEDVLTVDLDPAKVAETREQFPALKDRRLR, encoded by the coding sequence GTGCGCGCCTCTCTGATCCAAATCGCGGTGAACGAAGGGGAGTCGGTGGCCTCCCGGCGCTCCCGCGCCGCCGAGCTGGTGCGGGAGCAGTCCGGATCCGACCTCGTCGTGCTGCCCGAACTGTGGACCGTCGGCGCCTTCGCCTACGAGCAGTTCGAGACCGAGGCCGAGCCGCTGGACGGCCCGACCTACCAGGAGATGGCCAAGGCCGCGAGCGACGCCGCGGTGTGGCTGCACGCAGGCTCCTTCGTGGAGCGCGCGGGCGACGGCTCCCTCTACAACACCGCCCTCGTGCTCTCCCCGGCGGGCGAGCTGGCGGCGACGTACCGCAAGATCCACCGGTTCGGCTTCGACCAGGGCGAGGCGGTGCTGATGTCGGCCGGCGAGACCCTGACGACGGTGGAGCTGCCGGAACAGACCCTGGGCCTGGCCACCTGCTACGACCTGCGCTTCCCGGAGCTGTTCCGGGGCCTGGTGGACGCCGGGGCCACCACGATGGTGGTGGCCGCGGGCTGGCCCGCCCGACGGCGCGCCCACTGGACCCTGCTCAGCCGGGCGCGGGCGGTCGAGGACCAGTCGTACGTCCTGTCCTGCGGGCTGGCCGGCACCCACGCGGGCGTCGAGCAGGCCGGGCACAGCCTGGTCGTGGACCCGTGGGGCGAGATCCTGGCGGAGGCGGGCCCGGGCGAGGACGTTCTCACGGTGGACCTGGACCCGGCCAAGGTCGCCGAGACCCGGGAACAGTTCCCGGCCCTGAAGGACCGCCGCCTGCGCTGA
- a CDS encoding LURP-one-related/scramblase family protein — protein sequence MKYLVQDKMLAIGDDYRIEDEAGRHAFLVDGKALRIRDTLELKDPDGRILITLREKLFALRDAMTLERDELRLAVIRRKRLSLLRNHFRVTLVEGTELDVSGRILDREFKVEYDGELLALVSRQWYRIRETYAVDVVREDSDAALLIAVAVCVIRMAEKEREGREEQEGREVPVTSGGVPGP from the coding sequence ATGAAATACCTCGTACAGGACAAAATGCTGGCCATCGGCGACGACTACCGGATCGAGGACGAGGCGGGCCGGCACGCCTTCCTGGTCGACGGGAAGGCCCTGCGGATCCGGGACACCCTGGAGCTGAAGGATCCCGACGGGCGGATCCTGATCACCCTGCGGGAGAAGCTGTTCGCGCTGCGCGACGCGATGACGCTGGAGCGGGACGAGCTCCGGCTCGCGGTGATCCGGCGCAAGCGGCTGTCGCTGCTGCGCAACCACTTCCGCGTGACGCTGGTCGAGGGGACGGAGCTCGACGTCAGCGGGCGGATCCTGGACCGCGAGTTCAAGGTCGAGTACGACGGGGAGCTGCTGGCGCTGGTCTCCAGGCAGTGGTACCGGATCCGGGAGACGTACGCCGTGGACGTGGTCCGGGAGGACTCGGACGCGGCGCTGCTGATCGCCGTCGCCGTGTGCGTGATCCGGATGGCCGAGAAGGAACGGGAGGGGCGGGAAGAGCAGGAGGGGCGGGAGGTGCCGGTCACCTCCGGTGGTGTTCCCGGGCCCTGA
- a CDS encoding maleylpyruvate isomerase family mycothiol-dependent enzyme — MTVHPSLQPYADAWTHSAEAISELVLPLTEGEWNRATPCPGWSVRDVVSHIIGIDCEQLGDPRPIHTLPRDLRHVVDEFTRYMEVQVDVRRHHTAPEMTSELEYTVIRRSRQLRNEKRDPSTIVRGPLGDQVTLEDAMRVRASDMWIHEQDLRAALGAPGNWDSPGAFVARDVLLEELPKAVAKRAGAPANSAVVLDVHGPVEFMRTIRVDANGRGSLDNAPSLGPAVSLAMDWETYVRLAAGRVRPHVVADRVKVEGDTALAAAILAHFAVTP; from the coding sequence TTGACCGTCCATCCCAGCCTTCAGCCCTATGCCGACGCGTGGACCCACTCCGCCGAGGCGATATCGGAGCTGGTCCTTCCCCTCACCGAGGGCGAGTGGAACCGGGCGACCCCCTGCCCCGGCTGGTCGGTCCGTGACGTGGTGTCACACATCATCGGCATCGACTGCGAGCAGCTCGGCGACCCGCGCCCGATCCACACCCTGCCGCGTGATCTGCGACACGTGGTGGACGAGTTCACCCGGTACATGGAGGTGCAGGTTGACGTCCGCCGGCACCACACCGCGCCCGAGATGACCTCGGAGCTGGAGTACACGGTCATCCGGCGCTCGCGGCAGCTGCGCAACGAGAAGCGGGACCCGTCGACGATCGTGCGCGGACCGCTGGGCGACCAGGTGACGCTGGAGGACGCGATGCGGGTGCGGGCGTCGGACATGTGGATCCACGAGCAGGACCTGCGCGCCGCGCTGGGCGCGCCCGGGAACTGGGACTCGCCGGGGGCCTTCGTCGCGCGGGACGTGCTGCTGGAGGAGCTGCCGAAGGCGGTCGCCAAGCGGGCGGGCGCCCCGGCGAACTCGGCGGTCGTCCTGGACGTGCACGGGCCGGTGGAGTTCATGCGGACGATACGGGTCGACGCGAACGGGCGCGGGAGCCTGGACAACGCGCCGTCCCTGGGCCCGGCGGTGTCGCTGGCCATGGACTGGGAGACGTACGTCCGGCTGGCGGCGGGCCGGGTGCGGCCGCACGTCGTCGCCGACCGGGTGAAGGTGGAGGGTGACACCGCGCTGGCCGCTGCCATCCTCGCGCACTTCGCCGTGACCCCGTGA
- a CDS encoding recombinase family protein, translated as MHQHATADLYLRLSLDREGKTAIDRQEADCRAWAERNGLTVRKVHIDRGRSGYKNVSRKGFDAAITAATAGVVGVLIVWKLDRLSRKGIGEVGKALDDIGRVGGRLVSVMDGLDTKNDSARVTIEMLAELARNESHNLGMRVGNAKRYLRRRGQWIGGQPPYGLLVDPEAKKLVHDPETAVYARLLADEALSGKALVHIARLLNEHGVESARGGEWNSSSVMQLLRSPAFAGLMPQTEYEEQPDGTRKYMNRVSPYRDPETLETVSIGEGIITVGERELILRQLEARTFPLAGKRHGHKQGKSLLTGIARCGLCGARMSKAGTSYQCSSHRMGRGCSGVSARVESIDDYVTRAFLSRLPSLEPQDPLLAVIADRWVQREAPEVFAKRDAIEAEIADEGARLADLEEARYVRGEFTGADAIDRYNRLAGRLRTRIEGLRADLLRMPTPSVDISPLLDAGLLREAWEADDAAGRRERLGLAIDRVEVRRGRVGVRFDGDERCRIVWATRDGAG; from the coding sequence GTGCACCAACACGCCACTGCTGACCTGTACTTGCGCCTGTCCCTGGACCGGGAGGGCAAGACGGCGATCGACCGCCAGGAAGCCGACTGCCGCGCATGGGCGGAGCGCAACGGACTGACCGTCCGCAAGGTCCACATCGACCGTGGACGTTCCGGTTACAAGAACGTCAGCCGCAAGGGGTTCGATGCGGCGATCACAGCAGCCACGGCCGGCGTCGTGGGCGTCCTGATCGTCTGGAAGCTCGACCGCCTGTCCCGCAAGGGCATCGGTGAGGTCGGCAAGGCCCTGGACGACATAGGCCGGGTCGGCGGACGGCTGGTCTCCGTCATGGACGGCCTCGACACGAAGAACGACAGCGCCCGGGTCACCATCGAGATGCTGGCGGAACTGGCGCGCAACGAGTCCCACAACCTTGGGATGCGCGTCGGCAATGCCAAGCGGTACCTACGCCGGCGGGGCCAGTGGATCGGCGGACAGCCGCCTTACGGGCTGCTGGTGGACCCGGAGGCGAAGAAGCTCGTCCACGACCCCGAGACCGCCGTCTACGCCCGCCTGCTCGCCGACGAGGCGCTGTCCGGGAAGGCCCTCGTCCACATCGCCCGGCTGCTGAACGAGCACGGGGTGGAGTCCGCCCGTGGAGGCGAGTGGAACTCGTCCAGCGTCATGCAACTCCTTCGCTCACCGGCCTTCGCCGGTCTCATGCCGCAGACCGAGTACGAGGAGCAGCCGGACGGGACACGCAAGTACATGAACCGGGTCTCTCCTTACCGAGACCCGGAGACGCTCGAAACCGTGAGTATTGGCGAGGGGATCATCACCGTCGGGGAGCGCGAACTCATCCTCCGCCAGCTTGAAGCGCGTACGTTTCCTCTGGCCGGGAAGCGGCACGGCCACAAGCAAGGGAAGTCATTGCTCACCGGCATAGCGCGTTGTGGGCTCTGTGGCGCCCGGATGAGTAAGGCCGGCACGTCGTACCAGTGCTCCAGCCACCGCATGGGGCGAGGATGCTCCGGCGTCTCGGCTCGGGTGGAGAGCATCGACGACTACGTGACCCGGGCGTTCCTCTCACGCCTGCCTTCCCTGGAGCCTCAGGACCCGCTGCTCGCCGTGATCGCCGATCGCTGGGTACAGAGGGAGGCCCCGGAGGTTTTCGCGAAGCGGGACGCGATCGAGGCTGAGATCGCGGACGAGGGGGCTCGTCTGGCGGACCTGGAGGAGGCCAGGTACGTCCGTGGCGAGTTCACCGGCGCAGACGCGATCGACCGGTACAACCGGCTCGCAGGACGACTTCGTACCCGGATCGAGGGGCTGCGCGCGGACCTACTGCGGATGCCGACCCCTTCTGTGGACATCTCTCCTCTCCTGGATGCGGGCCTGCTACGTGAAGCTTGGGAAGCCGACGATGCGGCCGGAAGACGTGAACGCCTTGGCCTCGCAATCGATCGGGTGGAAGTCCGGCGAGGCAGGGTGGGCGTGAGGTTCGATGGCGACGAGCGCTGCCGGATCGTCTGGGCGACGAGAGACGGTGCTGGGTAG